DNA from Leptospira mayottensis 200901116:
GACCATCTTGCGACTTCGTATATGGAGACTTTTGCCTTAAATATTCCGACTATCTTATATTTTAAAGAAGAAATGTTTGGATATTCTGCTAAATTTAAACCTTATTTGATGAGTTTAAAAGAAGTTGGCATTTATCACGAAGATTCTTTTTCCGCTGCCCAATTTTTAAATGAAAATTATCATAAAATTGAAGATTGGTGGGCTTCTGATGAAATTCAAAAGAGAATACAAGATTTCCTATCTGAATACGGCAGAGTTAATGAAAATTGGTTTGTTGCTTGGAAATCATTTAGTGATCAGTTGCTTCATCCTACTTTTTAGATCTTTTACATATTCTAATGCGAATAATTGAATTTTATAATAAAAAAGATTTTTTGAGCGATTGTTTGGGTAAAATCAAGGAAATTTCCGATTATAAAATCCAAAATAATGGTGCGTTTCATATAGTTCTGACCGGTGGAGATACGGCTCAACTCCTTTATTCTGAATTGAAACATTTAAAAACAGATTGGTCTAAGTGGTTTTTTTATTTTGGAGATGAGAGATGTGTACCAGAAGACCACGTCGATTCGAATAGTCTAATGGTTCAAAAAAGTCTATTTGAATTTCTTCCTGTGAATGAGAAACAAATCTTTAAAATTCTGGGTCATCTTGGAGCAAAACAAGGTGCTTTGGAGTATTCAAAATCTATTCAATTG
Protein-coding regions in this window:
- the pgl gene encoding 6-phosphogluconolactonase yields the protein MRIIEFYNKKDFLSDCLGKIKEISDYKIQNNGAFHIVLTGGDTAQLLYSELKHLKTDWSKWFFYFGDERCVPEDHVDSNSLMVQKSLFEFLPVNEKQIFKILGHLGAKQGALEYSKSIQLIPSFDLVLLGLGEDGHIASLFPGMNLSEEKDTIEIYDSPKPPKERISLSLRKINSSDCILIIAKGRKKKKIIERIKMGETLPVTSLFPKKSIELCYFYD